The Streptomyces sp. DG1A-41 genomic sequence TGCACATGCACCCCGAGCTGGGCAACCAGGAGTTCCGCACGACAGCCGCGATCAAGGAGCGGCTCGAGAAGGCCGGCCTCAAGCCGCGCGTCCTCGCCGTCGGGACAGGACTCGTCTGTGACATCGGCGTAGAGGGCGAGCGGTGGGACGGGGGCCCCAGCATGCTCGCCCTGCGGGCCGACATCGACGGCCTGCCCATCCCCGACATGAAGAGCGAGTGCCCGTACCGCTCGACCGTGCCCGACCGCGCGCACGCCTGCGGCCACGACGTGCACACCACCGTCGTCCTCGGCGCCGGTCTCGTCCTCGCCGAACTGCACAAGCAGGGCCTGCTGCCCCGCCCCGTCCGGCTGATCTTCCAGCCCGCCGAGGAGGTGCTGCCCGGCGGTGCGGCCGACGTCATCAAGTGCGGGGCGCTGGAGGGGGTCGGCGCGATCGTCGCCGTGCACTGCGACCCCCGGGTGGACGCCGGCCAGGTCGGACTCCGGGAAGGGCCCATCACCTCCGCCTGCGACCGGCTGGAGATCGCCCTGAACGGCCCGGGCGGGCACACCGCACGCCCCCACCTCACGACCGACCTGGTCACCGCGGCCGCCCGCGTCGTCACCGACGTACCCGCCCTGGTCGGCCGGCGCTTCGACAGCCGGAGCGGGCTCGCCATCACCTGGGGCCGCATCGAGTCCGGGCACGCGCCGAACGTCATCCCGCAGCACGCCGAGCTCTCCGGCACGGTGCGATGCCTCGACATCGAGGCGTGGCGGCAGGCTCCCGACGTCGTGGTCGCCGCGATCGACGAGATCGCCAACGTGCACCGCGCCAAGTCGGAGATCAACTACGTCCGCGGCGTCCCGCCCGTCGTCAACGAGCCCGGCGTGACCGAACTGCTGCGCGACGCCATGATCGCCCGACGCGGCGTCGAATCGGTCGTAGGCACCGAGCAGAGCCTCGGTGGCGAGGACTTCTCCTGGTACCTGGAACACGTCCCCGGCGCCATGGCCCGCCTGGGCGTACGCACCCCCGGCGAACGCCAGGTACGCGACCTCCACCAGGGCGACTTCGACGTCGACGAGTCGGCCATCACGGTCGGCGTGGAACTCTTCACGGCGGCGGCCCTGGTCAACGGCCTGCGCTAGCGGCCGACCGCCGGAGTGTCGCGGGGGCTCGAGCGACGTAACCGCCCTGGGGCCGCGTGCCGGGCGGCACTGGGCCGGCCGGATGGGTGACTACGGGGCTGGGCGGCCGGGCGCTGCTCGGACACATGGCCCCGGGCCCGTCCGGCCGCTCCCTTCCAGGCCGCCCGGCGTATCGCCCAGGCACGGCACCCCCTCGGGCCGGTCCGGCTGCCCCTGGGCCGCCCGGTGCCCGCCCCGGTGGAGTCTCCCGCGCACGACCGGCGAAGACTCCGGTTGCGCCCCGGGCGGCCCAGGGGCAGCCTGGTGCGCGTGACGAGCAGGCATGCGCCGTGTGCCCGAGTACACCTTTCGCCCCCGTTCGCTCCCGTGGTTCACAGGGGCGTAACCGGCCATCGGCACGAATGGGTAACGGCCCCGCGGTGAACCGTTCCCAGGAGTGTCTACGCGCGTTAATGTGCGCCGAACCGAGTACCCGCTGCGGGGCTTTGGAGAATGGGGAGCTTCAAGATGCGTCGGATTTCCAAACTGACCCGCGTCGCGGTGGGGGTCGCGTCGCTCGGGCTCGTCGCCACGGCCTGTGGTGGCACCAGTGGTGAGAGTGGTGGCAGCGACAACAAGGACCGTGGCGTCGCCATCGCCTACGACGTCGGCGGCAAGGGCGACCAGTCCTTCAATGACGCCGCCTACGCCGGCCTGACCAAGGCAAAGGACGAGTTCGGCTACAAGACCGCCGACATCGAGCCCACCGAGGGCGAGACGGACGCGGACAAGGAGCAGCGCCTGGCCTCGCTGGCCAAGCAGGGCTACAACCCGGTCATCGGTGTCGGGTACGTCTATGGCCCGGCGATGAAGAACGCGGCCGCCAAGTACCCGGACACCACCTTCGGCATCGTGGACTCCGTGGTCGAGGCCAAGAACGTCGCCTCCCTCGTCTTCGCCGAGGAGCAAGCCTCGTACCTCGCCGGTGTCGCCGCGGCCAAGGCCACCAAGTCGGACGTCGTCGGCTTCGTGGGCGGTGTGGACATCCCGCTGATCCACAAGTTCGAGGCCGGCTACAAGCAGGGCGTGGCGGACACCAAGCCCGGCGTCAAGGTGCTGTCCCAGTACCTGACCCAGACGGCCGAGGAGGGCGGCTTCGCCAGCCCCGACAAGGGCAAGGCCGCCGCCGAGGGTCAGATCGAGAGGAAGGCCGACGTGCTCTACGCGGCAGCCGGCCTCTCCGGGCAGGGCGTCATCGAGGCCGCCGCCAAGGCGAAGGTCTGGGCGATCGGCGTCGACTCCGACCAGTACAAGCAGGCCGCTCTCGCCCCGTACAAGAACTACATCCTCACCTCCGCCCTCAAGGACGTCGGCGGCGCGGTCTACGCGCTGGCCAAGTCCGTCCAGGACGACAAGCCCCTGACCGGCACTCAGACCTTCGACCTGAAGGTCAACGGCGTCGGCCTCTCCGAGGCGAACCCCGAGTACGCCAAGATCCCGGGTCTCAAGGCAGCCGTGGACAAGGCCAAGGAAGGCATCGACGACGGTTCCATCAAGGTCAAGACCGAGTAGGACGAGTCGTACGTCAACGGTCTGCGACAGCCGGAGCGGGCGAGCACCCTGGGTGCCCGCCCGCTCCGCCGTTCCCCGGGGGTATCCAGGGACCAGGAACCGGAGACCAGGAGCCAGGAACCAGCAAGCACGTCCGGGAATCGGATCACCCAGCGCCACGCCCCGTTCGCGGTCGGCAACCACCGGCCAAGAGCCGGTGATGGCTTGGCCACGGGCGCATAACAAGGTGGACAGAAGGGGTTTCCAGGTAGGTCTACGCGCGTTAATGTGCGGCGAAACCAGCGCCGCAGCCGACCCGTCCGGCGCTTGTACAAGCTTGTACGACAGGAGCACCACTCATGCGCCGGATTTCCCGGATCACGGTCGCAGGCGCAGCGACCGCTTCCCTGGCCCTCGCCCTCGCCGCCTGCGGCAGCACCTCGACCTCCGGGTCGTCGGACTCGAAGGGGAACAAGGGCCTCGCCATCGCGTACGACGTCGGCGGCAAGGGCGACCAGTCCTTCAACGACGCCGCGTACGCGGGTCTGGAGCAGGCGCAGAAGGAGTTCGGCTACGAGACGGCCGACGTGGAGCCCACCGAGGGCGAGACGGACGCCGACAAGGAGCAGCGCCTGGTCTCGCTGGCCAAGCAGGGCTACAACCCGGTCATCGGTGTCGGCTACGCGTACGCCTCGGCCGTCAAGGGCGCCGCGGAGAAGTTCCCGAAGACCACCTTCGGCATCGTCGACGACGCCACGATCAACGCCAAGAACGTCGCCGACCTCGTCTTCAGCGAGGAACAGGCCTCGTACCTGGCCGGTGTCGCCGCCGCCAAGAGCACCAAGTCGAACGTCGTCGGCTTCGTGGGCGGTGTGGACATCCCGCTGATCCACAAGTTCCAGGCGGGCTTCGAGCAGGGCGTCAAGGACACGAACCCGAAGGTCAAGGTCCTCTCGCAGTACCTCACCCAGACGGCCGAGGAGGGCGGCTTCTCCAGCCCCGACAAGGGCAAGACGGCCGCCGAGGGGCAGATCGAGAAGAAGGCCGACGTGGTCTACGCGGCCGCCGGCCTGTCCGGCCAGGGTGTGATCGAGGCCGCCGCCGCCAAGAAGGTGTGGGCCATCGGTGTGGACTCCGACCAGTACAAGCAGGCCGCCCTTGCCAAGTACAAGGACTTCATCCTCACCTCGGCGATGAAGGACGTCGCCAAGGCGGTGTACAACCTGGCGAAGTCGGTCGAGGACGGCAAGCCCGAGACCGGTATCGTTCGTGGCGATCTGAAGACCGGCGAGGTGAGCCTGTCGGACTCCAACCCGAAGTTCGCGGACGACGCCGAGCTTCAGGAAGCCATCAAGACGGCCAAGGAGAAGATCATCAACGGCGAGATCAAGGTCAAGAGCAGCTGACGACCGACTGCTGAGCAGGCAGTAACCCCGGGGTTACGTCCGCTCAACGGGGTACGGGGAGGCTGCTCCTCGTACCCCGTTGTCGCGGTGCGTCGGCCCCTTTGTATGCCGTAGGGGCGCTACGCGCGTAGACGACCCCCGTCCCCAGGAGAGTGCGCCATCAACGCGTCCAGCAGCCCTCCGGCCGGAGCGGCGGTCCAGGAATCGGTGACCGCCGTCGAGCTCGCCGGGATCACGAAGCGATTCCCGGGCGTCGTGGCCAACCACGACATCCACCTCAGCGTCCGCAAGGGCACCGTGCACGCCCTCGTCGGCGAGAACGGCGCCGGCAAGTCGACGCTGATGAAGATCCTCTACGGCATGCAGAAGCCGGATGAGGGCACCATCGCCGTCGACGGCGAGAAGGTCGGCTTCTCGTCGCCGGCCGATGCCATCGCCCGCGGCATCGGCATGGTCCACCAGCACTTCATGCTCGCCGACAACCTCACCGTCCTCGAGAACGTCGTGCTCGGCAGCGAAAAGCTGTACGGCATCGGAGCCAAGGCCCGCCGCAAGATCAAGGAGCTCTCCGAGCGCTACGGCCTCGATGTCGAGCCCGACCTCCTGGTCGAGGAACTCGGCGTCGCCGCCCGCCAGCGCGTGGAGATCCTCAAGGTCCTCTACCGCGGCGCCCGCATCCTCATCCTGGACGAGCCGACCGCCGTGCTCGTGCCGCAGGAGGTCGACGCCCTCTTCGCCAACCTGCGCGAACTGCGGTCCGAGGGCCTGTCGGTCATCTTCATCTCGCACAAGCTCGGCGAGGTGCTCTCCGTCGCCGACGAGATCACCGTCATCCGCCGTGGCACCACCGTCGGCACGGCCGTCCCCGCCGAGACCACCCCGCGCCAGCTCGCGGAGATGATGGTCGGCAGCGAACTGCCCACGCCCGAGACGGCCGAGTCCACCGTCACCGACCGCCCGGTCATCAGCGTCGACAAGCTGCGCCTGGCGGCCCCCGGCGGCAAGGCCCTCCTCGACGACATCAGCTTCACCATCCACGCGGGCGAGGTCCTCGGCATCGCCGGCGTCGAGGGCAACGGCCAGACCGAGCTGGTCGACGCGCTCATCGGCCTGCGGACCGCCGACTCCGGCACCATCCGGCTCGCCGACGAGGAGATCACCGCCTGGCCCACCCGCAGGCGCCGCGAGCAGGGCATCGGCTACATCCCCGAGGACCGCCACCGGCACGGACTGCTCCTGGAGGCCCCCCTCTGGGAGAACCGTATCCTCGGCCACGTCACCGAAAAGCCCCTGGCCAAAGGCGTCTGGCTGGACCCGAAGGCGGCCCAGGAGGACACCCGCCGGATCGTCACGGCGTACGACGTCCGCACCCCCGGCATCGACGTCACCGCCGCCTCCCTGTCCGGCGGCAACCAGCAGAAGCTGATCGTCGGCCGCGAGATGAGCCACAAGCCGCGCTTCCTGATCGCCGCCCACCCCACCCGGGGCGTGGACGTCGGCGCCCAGGCCGCCATCTGGGACCACATCCGCGAGGCCCGCCGCGAGGGCCTGGCCGTCCTGCTGATCTCCGCCGACCTGGACGAGCTCATCGGCCTGTCCGACACGCTACGCGTGATCTACAACGGCAAGCTGGTCGCGGACGCCGACCCGGCCACCATCACCCCCGAGGAGCTCGGCTCGGCCATGACCGGTGCCGCCACCGGGCACCTCGAGCACGAAGAGACCCCCGGGATCTCGAAGGCCGACGCCCCCGAGTCTCCGGAAGACGAGGCCCGCTGATGAAGAAGTTCGACAGGGAGCGCGTGCTCCTCGCGGTGGCCGGACCGGTCATCGCGCTCGCCGTGGCCTTCGTCCTGAGCGCGATCGTGCTGGTCGCGTCGGGCAAGAACCCCGTCGAGCCGTTCGCCCTCATGTTCGAGCAGATCGGGTTCTCGGACATCCAGGTGCTGGTCATCAACCAGGCGTCGATGTACTACATCGCGGCGCTCGCGGTGGCCATCGGCTTCCGGATGAACCTGTTCAACATCGGCGTCGACGGCCAGTACCAGCTCGGCGCGATGCTGGCCGCCATCGTCGGCGCCCACGTCGCTCTGCCGGCCGGCCTCCAGATCCCGCTGCTGCTCCTGACCGCCGTCCTCACCGGCGCCTTCTGGGCCGGCATCGCCGGTGTCCTCAAGGTCACCCGCGGCGTCAGCGAGGTCGTCGCCACGATCATGCTCAACGCGATCGCGACCTCCGTGATCGCCTACCTGTGGCTGCCGAACGTCTTCGGTGTGAAGGTCGGCAACAACAACACCACCGGCGAGATGCACGAGTCCGGCTGGATCCCCGGCATCAACATGGGCGCGGCCGGCGAGATCTACGGCCTGGTGCTGCTCGCCGTCCTGCTCGGCATCGGCTACTGGGTCGTCCTCAACCGCACCCGCTTCGGCTTCGACCTGCGCGCCTCCGGCGCCTCGCAGACCGCCGCCGCGGCCAGCGGCGTGGACCCGGGGCGCATGGTGCTCAGCGCCATGCTGATCTCCGGCGGCATCGCGGGCCTCGCCGGCCTGCCGATCCTGCTCGGCGACACCCACACCTACAGCCTCAACTTCCCCACGGGCATCGGCTTCCTCGGCATCGGCATCGCCCTGCTCGGCCGCAACAGCCCCGTGGGCATCGCCTTCGCCGCCCTGCTGTGGGCCTGGCTCGACAAGGCCTCGCCCGAGCTGGACTTCCACGGCTACGACAAGGAGATCGCGGTCATCATGCAGGGCCTGATCGTGCTCTCGGTCGTCGTCTCCTACGAGGCCGTCCGCGAGTGGGGCCTGCGCCGCCAGCAGCGCCGGGTCGGCGCCGAACTGGCCGCCGGTCACGTCCTCGGCAACAACAACACCACGAAGGAGGTGGCTGGCCGATGACCACCGCGACCGACCTCAACCAGCCCACGCTGCAGCCCGCGGCGCCGACCGGCCGCCGCCTGTCGTGGCCCGTCCTGCTGCTGATCATCGCCGGAGGCCTGGCGCTCACCTCGATCGTCCGCCTCATCACCGGCGCCGACGGCATCACCAACGTCAGCCAGATGTCCACCGCGCTCCAACTCGCCGTGCCGATCGGCCTCGCCGGTCTCGGCGGCCTGTGGGCCGAGCGCGCGGGCGTGGTCAACATCGGCCTCGAGGGCATGATGATCCTCGGCACCTGGTTCGGAGCCTGGGCCGGTTTCCAGTGGGGCCCGTGGACCGGTGTCCTGGTCGGCATCCTCGGCGGCGCGATCGGCGGCCTGCTGCACGCCTTCGTGACCGTCACCTTCAACGTCAACCACATCGTCTCCGGTGTGGCCATCAACATCCTCGCCCTCGGCGCCACCCGCTACCTCGCGCCCCTCGCCTTCGAGGGCCACACGGGCGGCTCCGCCAAGCAGTCCCCGGCGGTCGACTCCCTCGGCAGCTTCACGGTGCCGGGACTGTCCGACGCCCTGCGGGACCTCAACGCCCACGGCTGGTTCCTCATCTCCGACATCGCCGGCCTGCTCGGCGGCCTGGTCACCAACGTCTCCTGGCTGACCCTGATCGCCGTCGCGCTGATCCCCGGCACCTGGTGGGTGCTGTGGCGCACCGCGTTCGGCCTGCGGCTGCGCTCCTGCGGCGAGAACCCGGTGGCCGCCGAGTCCCTCGGCGTCAACGTCTACAAGTACAAGTACATCGCCGTGATCATCTCCGGCGGTCTGGCCGGCCTCGGCGGTGTCTTCCTGTCGATCGTCGCCAACCCCTTCTACCTGGAGGGCCAGGTCAGCGGCCGCGGCTTCATCGGCCTCGCGGCGATGATCTTCGGTAACTGGATGCCGGGCGGCCTCGCCCTCGGCGCAGGGCTTTTCGGCTACACCGACAGCCTCAACCTGCGCGGCGGCTCCGCGAACGTCCACGCCCTGCTGCTGCTCGGCGCGCTGCTGCTGGTCATCGGCGCGATCTGGCTGGTGATCCGCAAGAGGTACGTCCCGGCCGTGTGCACGCTGGTCGCCGGCGCCCTGGTGTTCACCTGGTACGCGACCACCGACGAAGTCCCGAACCAGGTCGTCTCGGCCACGCCGTACGTCATCACCCTGGTGGTCCTCGCCCTGTCCGCCCAGCGCCTGCGGATGCCGAGGGCGAACGGCATGCCGTACCGGAAGGGGCAGGGCAAGTGACCGACGCAGGCCCGGACGTCGACTGGGAGAAGCTGCGCGCGGTGGCCCGGGACGCCATGTCCCGGGCGTACGCCCCGTACTCCGGCTACCCGGTCGGCGTGGCGGCCCTGGTCGACGACGGCCGGATCATCTCCGGCTGCAACGTAGAGAACGCCTCGTACGGGCTCGCCCTGTGCGCCGAGTGCGGCCTGGTGTCGGAGCTGCACAACACCGGCGGCGGCAGGCTGACGCACTTCACGTGCGTCGACCGGAACGGCGAGTCGCTCGTCCCGTGCGGCCGCTGCCGCCAGCTGCTGTACGAGTTCGGCGGCCCGGACCTGCTGCTTGAGACACCGGCGGGCATCCTGCCGCTGTCGGAGATGCTGCCGCAGGCCTTCGGGCCCGGCCACCTCAGCAAGTAACTCCCGTGCGGCCCTCCTGAGTCGATCAGGGGGGCCGTACGGCTTCTGGAATCCTCGGAAGGAAGCCAAGCCATGGCCATGGACGCCATCTCCGTCATCCGCACCAAGCGGGACCGCGGCGAACTCAGCGACGAGCAGATCGACTGGGTCATCGACGCGTACACCCGCGGGGAGGTGGCCGACGAGCAGATGTCGGCCCTCGCGATGGCCATCCTGCTCAACGGCATGAACCGCCGCGAGATCGCCCGCTGGACGGCCGCGATGATCGCCTCCGGCGAGCGCATGGACTTCTCGTCCCTGTCCCGCCCGACGGCCGACAAGCACTCCACGGGCGGCGTCGGCGACAAGATCACGCTGCCGCTCGCCCCCCTGGTGGCCGCCTGCGGCGCGGCGGTCCCGCAGCTGTCGGGCCGCGGCCTCGGCCACACGGGAGGCACGCTCGACAAACTGGAGTCCATCCCCGGCTGGCGCGCCCTGCTCTCGAACGAGGAGATGCTGCACGTCCTGGACACCACCGGCGCGGTGATCTGCGCGGCGGGCGACGGCCTGGCCCCGGCCGACAAGAAGCTGTACGCCCTGCGCGACGTCACGGGCACGGTCGAGGCGATCCCGCTGATCGCCTCCTCGATCATGTCGAAGAAGATCGCGGAGGGTACGGGCTCGCTGGTCCTGGACGTGAAGGTGGGCACGGGCGCCTTCATGAAGACCCTGGAGGACGCCCGCGAACTGGCCGCCACGATGGTCGGCCTGGGCACGGACCACGGTGTGAAGACGGTCGCGCTCCTCACGGACATGTCGACCCCGCTCGGCCTGACGGCCGGCAACGCCCTGGAGGTCCGTGAGTCGGTGGAGGTCCTGGCGGGCGGCGGCCCGGCGGACGTGGTCGAGCTGACGATCGCCCTGGCACGCGAGATGCTGGACGCCGCCGGGGTGAAGGACGCCGACCCGGCGAAGGCCCTGGCCGACGGCTCGGCGATGGACGTCTGGCGCCGCATGATCACGGCCCAGGGCGGCGACCCGGACGCGGCGCTTCCGGTGGCCCGCGAACAGCACCTCATCAAGGCCCCGGCCTCGGGCGTCCTCACTCGCCTCGACGCCTACGGCATCGGCGTCGCTGCCTGGCGCCTCGGTGCGGGCCGCGCCCGCAAGGAGGACCCGGTCCAGGCGGGCGCGGGCGTGGAGATGCACGCCAAGCCGGGCGACACGGTGCGGGAGGGCCAGCCCCTGCTGACCCTCCACACGGACACGCCGGATCGCTTCGAGTACGCGCTGGAGTCGGTCGAGGGCTCGTACGACATCGCCGCTCCGGGGACGGCCTTCACGGCGTCGCCGGTGGTGCTGGAACGTATCGCCTGACCAGGCGGTTTCTCATTCGGGTGAACGGGATCGGTGGACCCGCCGGTCCCGTTCGGCATGCTGGGATCGGTGACGCACCGATAGGAGACCGCCATGAGCGCACTCACCGTGAGCCAGGACCCCGACCAGAACTGGGACGACCTCGTCCGGTTCTGGGAGGACATGGAATGGCCTGAGGGCAGCAAGGTGGAGATCATCGAGGGGATCATCACCGTGTCACCTGCTCCCGCGTCCCGCCACAACGTGATCGCGGCCCGCATCCAGCGTCGCCTCTACTCCGCGATCCCCGAGGACTGGGAGGTCTTCCAGAAACTGGCGATCGCCGTACCGTCACGTCTGGGCATGCTCATCCCGGACCTGCTCGTGGCGCCCGTGCAGGAGTGCGCGGAGGCGGACTCCCACATCCCGGCGGCCCTGGCCGAACTCGTCGTCGAGGTGACCTCCAAAGCCAACGCCCGTCACGACCGCGTCAGCAAGCCCGCCGCATACGCCACGGCCGGGATTCCGCTCTACCTCCTCATCGACCGCTGGGCTCCCGGAGGCCCCACCGCGACGCTCTACGGGGAGCCGAAGGGCGATGTCTACCGCGTGCTGAGCGCCGTGAAGTTCGGTGACCCCATCAAGCTGCCGGACCCGTTCGACGTGACGATCGACACCGGTGAGTTCCCGGTCGACTGACCGTCACCCCAGCAACGCCGCGACCACCACCAGAACCGGCACCGCCAACACCGTCGACAACAAGATCGCCTCCCTCGCCAGCACCTCGCCCACCCGGTAACTGCTCGCGTACGTGAACAGGTTCTGCGCCGCCGGAAGTGCCGACGTCACCACCACGTCGAGCAGGGAGGCCCCGTGGAGGCCGAAGACGCCCACGGCGAGCGCCCAGGCGACCAAGGGCTGGATGACCGCCTTGAGGGTCACGGCGAGGAGGACAGGGGCCCGTTCCGCGCCTCGCAGCGGGATCGTGCTGCCGCGCAGCGAGATGCCGAAGGCCAGAAGCACCGCCGGGACCGACATGTTGGCGATGAGAGTCAGGGGGTCCATCAAGGGGCCCGGTACCGTGAGACCCGACGCCGACGCCGCCACACCGGCCAGGGAGCCCAGGGCTATCGGGTTGCGCAGGGGCGTGAGCAGGCGCTGCCACAGGGGCCGCTTCTCGCCGCCGCTCGCCAGGTCCAGGACCGTCAGCGCCACCGGCGTAACCCCGACCAGCTGGAACAGCAGCACCGGCGCGACCAGCGACGCGTCGCCCAGCACGTACACCGCGATCGGGATGCCGAGGTTCCCCGAGTTGACGTAGCTGGAGCACAGCGCGCCGATCGTCGTCCGGCCCACACCCCAGCCGCGCGCGGCACCCACCGCCACGAAGACACCCGCCACCGCCGCCGTGCTCATCGCCGTGACCAGCAGCCGGTCGGAGAAGATCACCGACAGGTCGGCCTGGGCGAGCGTCGTGAAGAGCAGGGCCGGAGACGCCACGTGGAAGGCCAGCCTGGTCAGCACCTCGCGCCCGCCGTCGCCCAGATGTCCACGGCGACCGATCAGATAGCCGACCCCGATGACGACCGCGATGACCGCGAAGCCGCTCAGCACCCCCTGCACGGCGCCCCCTCACCGGAGATGCGGGCGTCGGACAGCGCGGGAGGGGCAGTTGCATGGTGCATACAGCCAACCCTCCGGGGCAGGCCGTCCCGAGGTCAATGTGATCCTTACGGCGCCGAGAGGACGGACCGCCGCGATGAGTTACCGCCGCCCGCCCGGTCTACCGATCGTGGACGCCATGACACCGCCCGTGCTCGTGCTCCCCGGCCCCGTCGCCCGGGACGAGGTGAGCGGACTGAGCGACGACGTGAGGGCACTGCTGCAAGCCGGCCGTGCCCGGGTCGTGGTGTGCGATGTCGGAGGCCTCGGGCCGCCGGGGCTCGCCGCCGTCGACCTGCTCGCACGCCTCCAGCTCGCCGCCCGCAGGGCCGGGGGCCGGATACGACTGCGCGACCCCGACCCGGCCCTACGCGCCCTTCTCGACCTGGTCGGGCTCCGCTTCGAGGTGGAGGGGCAGGTCGAAGAGGGGGAACCAGCGCTGGGTGTCGAGGAAGCAGTGGAACCCGGTGATCCGGCCGTCTGAGATCTCCAGCACCTGGACCGCCCACGGCGTGAAGCCGCCCTTCTCCGGGTCCGGCTTGTACTGGGCGAACCCCGGCAGGCCGTTGACCTGGACCGGCACCAGCCGGGAGCCCGCGCAGGGCGC encodes the following:
- a CDS encoding M20 family metallopeptidase: MSLESEVDLPGGAVLPGALPDALRAELIAFRRDLHMHPELGNQEFRTTAAIKERLEKAGLKPRVLAVGTGLVCDIGVEGERWDGGPSMLALRADIDGLPIPDMKSECPYRSTVPDRAHACGHDVHTTVVLGAGLVLAELHKQGLLPRPVRLIFQPAEEVLPGGAADVIKCGALEGVGAIVAVHCDPRVDAGQVGLREGPITSACDRLEIALNGPGGHTARPHLTTDLVTAAARVVTDVPALVGRRFDSRSGLAITWGRIESGHAPNVIPQHAELSGTVRCLDIEAWRQAPDVVVAAIDEIANVHRAKSEINYVRGVPPVVNEPGVTELLRDAMIARRGVESVVGTEQSLGGEDFSWYLEHVPGAMARLGVRTPGERQVRDLHQGDFDVDESAITVGVELFTAAALVNGLR
- a CDS encoding Uma2 family endonuclease → MSALTVSQDPDQNWDDLVRFWEDMEWPEGSKVEIIEGIITVSPAPASRHNVIAARIQRRLYSAIPEDWEVFQKLAIAVPSRLGMLIPDLLVAPVQECAEADSHIPAALAELVVEVTSKANARHDRVSKPAAYATAGIPLYLLIDRWAPGGPTATLYGEPKGDVYRVLSAVKFGDPIKLPDPFDVTIDTGEFPVD
- a CDS encoding thymidine phosphorylase, whose product is MDAISVIRTKRDRGELSDEQIDWVIDAYTRGEVADEQMSALAMAILLNGMNRREIARWTAAMIASGERMDFSSLSRPTADKHSTGGVGDKITLPLAPLVAACGAAVPQLSGRGLGHTGGTLDKLESIPGWRALLSNEEMLHVLDTTGAVICAAGDGLAPADKKLYALRDVTGTVEAIPLIASSIMSKKIAEGTGSLVLDVKVGTGAFMKTLEDARELAATMVGLGTDHGVKTVALLTDMSTPLGLTAGNALEVRESVEVLAGGGPADVVELTIALAREMLDAAGVKDADPAKALADGSAMDVWRRMITAQGGDPDAALPVAREQHLIKAPASGVLTRLDAYGIGVAAWRLGAGRARKEDPVQAGAGVEMHAKPGDTVREGQPLLTLHTDTPDRFEYALESVEGSYDIAAPGTAFTASPVVLERIA
- a CDS encoding cytidine deaminase, with the protein product MTDAGPDVDWEKLRAVARDAMSRAYAPYSGYPVGVAALVDDGRIISGCNVENASYGLALCAECGLVSELHNTGGGRLTHFTCVDRNGESLVPCGRCRQLLYEFGGPDLLLETPAGILPLSEMLPQAFGPGHLSK
- a CDS encoding ABC transporter permease; this translates as MKKFDRERVLLAVAGPVIALAVAFVLSAIVLVASGKNPVEPFALMFEQIGFSDIQVLVINQASMYYIAALAVAIGFRMNLFNIGVDGQYQLGAMLAAIVGAHVALPAGLQIPLLLLTAVLTGAFWAGIAGVLKVTRGVSEVVATIMLNAIATSVIAYLWLPNVFGVKVGNNNTTGEMHESGWIPGINMGAAGEIYGLVLLAVLLGIGYWVVLNRTRFGFDLRASGASQTAAAASGVDPGRMVLSAMLISGGIAGLAGLPILLGDTHTYSLNFPTGIGFLGIGIALLGRNSPVGIAFAALLWAWLDKASPELDFHGYDKEIAVIMQGLIVLSVVVSYEAVREWGLRRQQRRVGAELAAGHVLGNNNTTKEVAGR
- a CDS encoding BMP family ABC transporter substrate-binding protein, which gives rise to MRRISKLTRVAVGVASLGLVATACGGTSGESGGSDNKDRGVAIAYDVGGKGDQSFNDAAYAGLTKAKDEFGYKTADIEPTEGETDADKEQRLASLAKQGYNPVIGVGYVYGPAMKNAAAKYPDTTFGIVDSVVEAKNVASLVFAEEQASYLAGVAAAKATKSDVVGFVGGVDIPLIHKFEAGYKQGVADTKPGVKVLSQYLTQTAEEGGFASPDKGKAAAEGQIERKADVLYAAAGLSGQGVIEAAAKAKVWAIGVDSDQYKQAALAPYKNYILTSALKDVGGAVYALAKSVQDDKPLTGTQTFDLKVNGVGLSEANPEYAKIPGLKAAVDKAKEGIDDGSIKVKTE
- a CDS encoding ABC transporter ATP-binding protein is translated as MTAVELAGITKRFPGVVANHDIHLSVRKGTVHALVGENGAGKSTLMKILYGMQKPDEGTIAVDGEKVGFSSPADAIARGIGMVHQHFMLADNLTVLENVVLGSEKLYGIGAKARRKIKELSERYGLDVEPDLLVEELGVAARQRVEILKVLYRGARILILDEPTAVLVPQEVDALFANLRELRSEGLSVIFISHKLGEVLSVADEITVIRRGTTVGTAVPAETTPRQLAEMMVGSELPTPETAESTVTDRPVISVDKLRLAAPGGKALLDDISFTIHAGEVLGIAGVEGNGQTELVDALIGLRTADSGTIRLADEEITAWPTRRRREQGIGYIPEDRHRHGLLLEAPLWENRILGHVTEKPLAKGVWLDPKAAQEDTRRIVTAYDVRTPGIDVTAASLSGGNQQKLIVGREMSHKPRFLIAAHPTRGVDVGAQAAIWDHIREARREGLAVLLISADLDELIGLSDTLRVIYNGKLVADADPATITPEELGSAMTGAATGHLEHEETPGISKADAPESPEDEAR
- a CDS encoding ABC transporter permease, yielding MTTATDLNQPTLQPAAPTGRRLSWPVLLLIIAGGLALTSIVRLITGADGITNVSQMSTALQLAVPIGLAGLGGLWAERAGVVNIGLEGMMILGTWFGAWAGFQWGPWTGVLVGILGGAIGGLLHAFVTVTFNVNHIVSGVAINILALGATRYLAPLAFEGHTGGSAKQSPAVDSLGSFTVPGLSDALRDLNAHGWFLISDIAGLLGGLVTNVSWLTLIAVALIPGTWWVLWRTAFGLRLRSCGENPVAAESLGVNVYKYKYIAVIISGGLAGLGGVFLSIVANPFYLEGQVSGRGFIGLAAMIFGNWMPGGLALGAGLFGYTDSLNLRGGSANVHALLLLGALLLVIGAIWLVIRKRYVPAVCTLVAGALVFTWYATTDEVPNQVVSATPYVITLVVLALSAQRLRMPRANGMPYRKGQGK
- a CDS encoding BMP family ABC transporter substrate-binding protein, coding for MRRISRITVAGAATASLALALAACGSTSTSGSSDSKGNKGLAIAYDVGGKGDQSFNDAAYAGLEQAQKEFGYETADVEPTEGETDADKEQRLVSLAKQGYNPVIGVGYAYASAVKGAAEKFPKTTFGIVDDATINAKNVADLVFSEEQASYLAGVAAAKSTKSNVVGFVGGVDIPLIHKFQAGFEQGVKDTNPKVKVLSQYLTQTAEEGGFSSPDKGKTAAEGQIEKKADVVYAAAGLSGQGVIEAAAAKKVWAIGVDSDQYKQAALAKYKDFILTSAMKDVAKAVYNLAKSVEDGKPETGIVRGDLKTGEVSLSDSNPKFADDAELQEAIKTAKEKIINGEIKVKSS